A stretch of the Desulforamulus ferrireducens genome encodes the following:
- the gatB gene encoding Asp-tRNA(Asn)/Glu-tRNA(Gln) amidotransferase subunit GatB, giving the protein MSKYEAVIGLEVHVELKTKTKLFCGCSTEFGKEPNSQVCPVCLGLPGSTGVLNKKVVELATKAGLALNCEIGTYTWFDRKNYYYPDLPKGYQISQVFRPIAYNGYLDIDVNGQTKRIRITRAHIEEDPGKLAHSGGSITNSLASFVDYNRSGMPLIEIVSEPEIRSGEEAKAYLEKLKAILEYTGVSDVKMEQGSLRCDANVSVRPVGSTTLGTKTEIKNMNSFRAVQRAIEYEVERQIAVLEYGDKVVQETRGWDENRGITVSMRNKENPDYRCFMDHELTPIELTREWIEEVRATIPELPDSRRKRLIEEYGLPAYDAGIITSSLALAEFFDATLQKFPDAKTISNWMMSELLRLLNAGNMELHQAKVTPDGLASLLNLIKKGTISNKIGKEVFEIMFKEGKDPEQIVKEKGLSQISDAGQLSQVIAEVIANNPKSVADFKSGKEQAIGFLVGQVMKATKGQANPGVVNKMLREELTK; this is encoded by the coding sequence ATGAGTAAATACGAAGCAGTAATCGGCTTAGAGGTTCACGTAGAGTTAAAGACTAAGACGAAATTATTTTGCGGTTGTTCCACGGAATTTGGGAAGGAGCCTAACAGTCAAGTATGCCCTGTCTGCCTGGGTCTGCCTGGCAGCACCGGTGTGTTAAATAAAAAAGTAGTTGAATTAGCCACCAAGGCCGGATTGGCCCTTAATTGTGAAATTGGCACCTATACTTGGTTTGATAGAAAAAATTATTATTATCCGGATTTGCCTAAGGGTTATCAGATCTCCCAGGTCTTTCGGCCCATTGCCTATAACGGCTATCTGGATATAGATGTAAATGGTCAGACTAAACGAATAAGAATTACCAGGGCCCATATTGAAGAAGATCCGGGTAAGCTGGCCCATTCAGGCGGCTCTATTACTAATTCCCTGGCCTCCTTTGTGGACTACAACAGATCCGGGATGCCTCTCATAGAAATCGTATCCGAGCCTGAAATACGCTCAGGTGAAGAGGCCAAAGCTTATCTGGAGAAACTAAAGGCTATCCTGGAATACACCGGGGTATCCGATGTTAAGATGGAGCAGGGTTCCCTGCGTTGTGACGCTAACGTTTCAGTTCGTCCTGTTGGCAGCACAACCCTGGGCACTAAAACAGAAATAAAAAATATGAACTCCTTCCGTGCTGTACAGCGGGCTATTGAATATGAAGTGGAAAGACAAATAGCGGTGTTGGAGTACGGGGATAAGGTTGTCCAGGAGACCCGGGGCTGGGATGAAAACAGGGGTATCACTGTATCCATGCGTAATAAGGAAAACCCGGATTACAGGTGCTTTATGGATCATGAGCTTACCCCCATTGAGTTAACCAGGGAATGGATTGAAGAGGTCAGGGCGACCATACCCGAATTACCGGACTCTCGTAGGAAACGCCTTATTGAGGAATACGGCTTGCCGGCCTACGATGCAGGCATTATTACCAGTTCCCTTGCCTTGGCAGAGTTTTTTGACGCCACACTGCAAAAGTTTCCTGACGCCAAGACCATCAGCAACTGGATGATGAGCGAACTTTTGCGTCTGTTAAATGCCGGCAATATGGAACTGCACCAGGCCAAGGTGACCCCTGATGGCCTAGCCTCTCTGTTAAATTTAATTAAAAAAGGCACCATCAGTAACAAGATAGGTAAAGAAGTTTTCGAGATTATGTTTAAAGAAGGTAAAGACCCCGAGCAAATTGTCAAGGAAAAGGGGCTTTCTCAAATATCCGATGCCGGGCAGTTAAGCCAAGTTATTGCCGAGGTTATCGCTAATAACCCGAAATCAGTAGCTGATTTTAAATCCGGTAAGGAGCAAGCCATTGGCTTTTTAGTGGGGCAAGTAATGAAAGCCACTAAGGGCCAGGCTAATCCCGGCGTGGTTAATAAAATGCTGCGGGAAGAGCTAACTAAGTAA